A genomic window from Streptomyces broussonetiae includes:
- a CDS encoding MurR/RpiR family transcriptional regulator, with translation MSVDRSTGTTEGAPSGAVDSPAGRLQALFEGHRLTPTQRRIAHSMVRRAADVPFLSSVELAELAGVSQPSVTRFAVALGFDGYPALRRHLREVVPAEPASEAGAFNEYQQAVEAEIENLRHLADLLADPRPVQKAGRILAASRPLPVLGLRAAASQAYGFAYFAAKVHPDVRLLNEGGTMIQDRIDAAVRAGARALLCFALPRHPREVVDTLAYAKDVGLTTVTVADSVFAPVAKYSDLLLPAAVGTGLAFDTACAPMLLGRVLLEAVCDDLPEAQARLEEFDAKAATRGLFVE, from the coding sequence ATGAGCGTGGACAGGAGTACCGGTACGACGGAAGGTGCGCCGTCCGGTGCCGTGGACAGTCCCGCGGGCCGGTTGCAGGCGCTCTTCGAGGGGCACCGGCTCACCCCGACCCAGCGCCGGATCGCGCACAGCATGGTCCGGCGGGCCGCCGACGTCCCCTTCCTGTCCAGCGTGGAGCTGGCCGAACTGGCCGGGGTCAGCCAGCCGTCGGTGACCCGGTTCGCCGTCGCCCTGGGCTTCGACGGCTATCCGGCGCTGCGCAGGCACCTGCGCGAGGTCGTCCCCGCCGAACCGGCCTCCGAGGCGGGCGCGTTCAACGAGTACCAGCAGGCCGTCGAGGCCGAGATCGAGAACCTGCGCCACCTTGCCGACCTGCTCGCCGACCCGCGCCCGGTGCAGAAGGCCGGCCGGATCCTCGCCGCCTCCCGGCCGCTGCCGGTGCTCGGCCTGCGCGCGGCGGCCTCCCAGGCGTACGGCTTCGCCTACTTCGCCGCCAAGGTCCACCCGGACGTCCGGCTGCTCAACGAGGGCGGCACGATGATCCAGGACCGCATCGACGCGGCCGTCCGCGCGGGCGCCCGCGCGCTGCTGTGCTTCGCGCTGCCCCGGCATCCGCGCGAGGTCGTCGACACCCTCGCCTACGCCAAGGACGTGGGCCTCACGACCGTCACCGTTGCCGACTCCGTGTTCGCGCCGGTCGCCAAGTACTCCGACCTGCTGCTGCCCGCCGCCGTCGGCACCGGGCTCGCCTTCGACACCGCGTGCGCGCCGATGCTGCTCGGGCGGGTGCTGCTGGAGGCGGTCTGCGACGACCTGCCCGAGGCGCAGGCCCGGCTGGAGGAGTTCGACGCGAAGGCGGCGACCCGGGGCCTGTTCGTGGAGTGA
- a CDS encoding transcriptional regulator, producing MTVTHIPPLPVRDTSAGRALSPMLTRLAEERATGVLVREHGTLYLAEGRVVHAESPCSPGLDVLLTAHGTLATAAWQQAAAHCTGPSQAAELLLDSGKLPSGALELCHLDALYDAGFFTLAPSSAPGRFRYDNGPRLGPLPSVPVVALERETLRRRLLLHRLWPDPATDSAPLIRADPVTAAPVTPRQRAVLDRVDGIRSATGIARDLGRQAFHTLVDVRRLAAAGHLVAAHPTVPAPAPAHPPPVTDPDIALLKRLRDALEAL from the coding sequence ATGACCGTGACGCACATACCGCCGCTGCCGGTACGGGACACCTCGGCCGGCCGGGCCCTGTCGCCGATGCTGACCCGGCTCGCCGAGGAACGGGCCACCGGCGTCCTGGTCCGCGAGCACGGCACCCTGTACCTGGCCGAGGGCCGGGTGGTGCACGCCGAGAGCCCCTGCTCCCCGGGCCTCGACGTGCTCCTCACGGCCCACGGCACCCTTGCGACCGCCGCCTGGCAGCAGGCCGCCGCGCACTGCACGGGCCCGTCACAAGCGGCCGAACTCCTTCTGGATTCGGGCAAGTTACCGTCAGGCGCGCTGGAACTGTGCCATCTGGACGCTCTGTACGACGCCGGGTTCTTCACGCTGGCCCCGAGCAGCGCCCCCGGCCGCTTCCGCTACGACAACGGCCCCCGGCTCGGCCCGCTGCCCTCGGTGCCGGTCGTCGCGCTGGAACGCGAGACGCTGCGCCGCCGCCTGCTGCTGCACCGGCTGTGGCCGGACCCGGCCACCGACAGCGCACCGCTGATCCGCGCGGACCCGGTCACCGCCGCCCCGGTCACCCCCCGGCAGCGGGCGGTCCTGGACCGCGTGGACGGCATCCGCTCGGCCACCGGAATCGCCCGTGACCTGGGCAGGCAGGCGTTCCACACGCTGGTCGACGTACGCCGGCTCGCGGCGGCCGGTCACCTCGTAGCGGCGCACCCCACGGTCCCGGCCCCCGCCCCGGCCCACCCACCCCCGGTCACCGACCCCGACATCGCGCTGCTGAAGAGGCTCAGGGATGCGCTGGAGGCGCTTTGA
- a CDS encoding roadblock/LC7 domain-containing protein has translation MANTETALKEALTSIEGATGVALVDYTSGMALGTMGGSKSFDLNVAAAGNTDVIRAKMRTMEHLGLKAEIEDILITLSDQYHLIRLLKGRGGNGLFLYLVLDAGRANLAMARHQLKRIEEDLEV, from the coding sequence ATGGCCAACACCGAGACCGCGCTGAAGGAAGCCCTCACCTCCATCGAGGGTGCCACGGGCGTCGCGCTCGTCGACTACACCAGCGGCATGGCGCTGGGCACGATGGGCGGCAGCAAGAGCTTCGACCTGAACGTGGCCGCGGCCGGCAACACCGACGTCATCCGCGCCAAGATGCGCACGATGGAACACCTGGGCCTCAAGGCCGAGATCGAGGACATCCTGATCACGCTGTCGGACCAGTACCACCTGATCCGCCTGCTCAAGGGCCGCGGCGGCAACGGCCTGTTCCTCTACCTGGTCCTCGACGCCGGCCGGGCCAACCTGGCGATGGCCCGGCACCAGCTCAAGCGGATCGAGGAGGACCTGGAGGTCTGA
- a CDS encoding type III PLP-dependent enzyme domain-containing protein translates to MEGRAAGEVRQARERVARRDEAVRAAAEQGLLGPDAAVVGLLDVSGIRESAAALRAAFDAAVPPGTPVLHAFAVKATPLVPVLRLLREAGLGAEVASPGELALARAAGIPAERTVLDAPAKTPAELREALALGIAVNADNPQELDRLDALVGRAAPRSPLGLRVNPQLGGGAIRATSTATATAKFGVGLRDEGARDWVVRAFLERPWLTRLHAHTGSQGIPLPLLARGAAETYALAEEINARAGRRQVDTLDIGGGLSVDFASEASAPTYAQYVRVLAEEAPGLFDGRYGLVTEFGRSLMARHGTVVARVEYAKSAGGRRIAVTHAGVQVATRTVYAPEAWPLRIAAYDAKGRPKQGPEVVQDVAGPACFSGDLLAEGRTLPELEQGDHAAALDTGAYYFAHHYAYNSLARPGIYGFAPDGSGGIAFATVREPQTVAEVVAESGGAHADALTTLRAPGSR, encoded by the coding sequence ATCGAGGGCCGGGCTGCGGGCGAGGTGCGACAGGCGCGGGAGCGGGTCGCCCGGCGGGACGAGGCGGTGCGTGCCGCCGCGGAGCAGGGCCTGCTCGGTCCGGACGCGGCCGTGGTGGGACTGCTGGACGTGAGCGGGATCCGGGAGTCGGCGGCGGCCCTGCGGGCGGCGTTCGACGCGGCCGTGCCGCCCGGCACCCCGGTGCTGCACGCCTTCGCCGTGAAGGCCACCCCGCTGGTGCCGGTGCTGCGGCTGCTGCGCGAGGCGGGCCTCGGCGCGGAAGTGGCGAGCCCGGGCGAGCTGGCACTGGCGCGGGCGGCCGGGATTCCGGCGGAGCGGACGGTGCTGGACGCGCCCGCGAAGACACCGGCCGAACTGCGCGAGGCGCTGGCCCTGGGCATCGCCGTGAACGCCGACAACCCGCAGGAGCTGGACCGGCTGGACGCCCTGGTCGGCCGGGCGGCCCCTCGCTCCCCGCTGGGCCTGAGGGTCAACCCGCAGCTCGGCGGCGGCGCCATCCGGGCCACCTCCACGGCTACGGCGACCGCGAAGTTCGGGGTGGGCCTGCGCGACGAGGGGGCGCGCGACTGGGTCGTCCGGGCGTTCCTGGAGCGGCCGTGGCTGACCCGGCTGCACGCGCACACCGGTTCGCAGGGCATCCCGCTGCCGCTGCTGGCGCGGGGCGCGGCGGAGACGTACGCGCTCGCGGAGGAGATCAACGCACGCGCCGGGCGGCGGCAGGTCGACACGCTCGACATCGGTGGCGGGCTGTCGGTGGACTTCGCCTCGGAGGCGTCGGCACCGACGTACGCGCAGTACGTGCGCGTGCTGGCCGAGGAGGCGCCCGGGCTGTTCGACGGGCGGTACGGGCTGGTGACGGAGTTCGGGCGCTCCCTCATGGCCCGGCACGGGACCGTGGTGGCACGGGTGGAGTACGCCAAGAGCGCGGGCGGGCGGCGGATCGCGGTGACGCACGCGGGTGTGCAGGTGGCGACGCGGACGGTGTACGCGCCCGAGGCATGGCCGCTGCGGATCGCCGCGTACGACGCCAAGGGGCGCCCCAAGCAGGGGCCGGAGGTGGTGCAGGACGTGGCGGGGCCGGCCTGCTTCTCGGGCGACCTGCTCGCCGAGGGGCGGACGCTGCCCGAGCTGGAGCAGGGCGACCATGCGGCGGCACTGGACACCGGCGCGTACTACTTCGCCCACCACTACGCCTACAACTCCCTCGCCCGGCCCGGAATCTACGGCTTCGCTCCGGACGGCTCGGGCGGCATCGCCTTCGCCACCGTACGGGAGCCGCAGACCGTCGCCGAGGTGGTGGCGGAGTCCGGTGGGGCGCACGCGGATGCGCTCACCACCCTGCGGGCGCCCGGGAGCCGTTGA
- a CDS encoding roadblock/LC7 domain-containing protein, which yields MVSEEDLQTVLEELRRLRTRVPQLTGALAAGVDGLVVAHDTPGVDPEGLAALTAAALGVAVRISDATGHGGLRELLVRGEGGYVATYAAGRTAVLTLLAEGRVNVGRLHLEGRRAGARIGELLDAAEAAARATARPTTTRSAPARTRPTRTPRATTTEAHTTTDS from the coding sequence ATCGTGTCCGAGGAGGACCTCCAGACCGTTCTGGAGGAGCTGCGCCGACTGCGGACCCGGGTGCCGCAGCTCACCGGCGCCCTGGCGGCGGGCGTCGACGGGCTGGTCGTCGCCCATGACACCCCCGGGGTCGACCCGGAGGGCCTCGCCGCGCTCACCGCCGCCGCACTCGGCGTCGCCGTAAGGATCAGCGACGCCACCGGGCACGGCGGCCTGCGCGAGCTGCTGGTGCGCGGCGAGGGCGGCTACGTCGCCACCTACGCGGCCGGCCGCACCGCCGTGCTGACCCTGCTCGCCGAAGGCCGGGTCAACGTCGGCCGGCTGCACCTGGAGGGCCGCCGGGCCGGCGCCCGGATCGGGGAGCTGCTCGACGCCGCCGAGGCCGCCGCCCGGGCCACGGCACGTCCGACGACCACCCGCAGCGCACCCGCACGGACCCGTCCCACCCGCACACCCCGCGCCACGACCACCGAGGCGCACACCACGACCGACAGCTGA
- the hutU gene encoding urocanate hydratase — protein MSGPRPVRAPRGTELSALGWQQEAALRMLQNNLDPEVAEHPDKLVVYGGTGKAARDWRSFDAMVRTLRTLKQDETMLVQSGRPVGVMQTHEWAPRVLIANSNLVGDWANWEEFRRLEALGLTMYGQMTAGSWIYIGTQGILQGTYETFAAVAAKKFNGTLAGTITLTAGLGGMGGAQPLAVTMNDGVAICIDCDPRAIERRIEHRYLDVRADSLDHALQLATEARDARRPLSIGVLGNAAELVPQLLAMNAPIDIVTDQTSAHDPLSYLPVGVAFEDMADAAAKDPAGFTTRARESMAKHVEVMVGFMDAGAEVFDYGNSIRGEAQLAGYDRAFAFPGFVPAYIRPLFCEGKGPFRWAALSGDPADIAKTDKAILELFPENESLARWIKMARERVHFQGLPARICWLGYGERDKAGERFNDMVASGELAAPLAIGRDHLDCGSVASPYRETEAMLDGSDAIADWPLLNAMVNVASGASWVSIHHGGGVGMGRSIHAGQVTVADGTKLGGEKIRRVLTNDPGMGVIRHVDAGYDIAESVAAERGVRVPMREGDEA, from the coding sequence ATGTCGGGACCCCGCCCCGTACGAGCACCGCGCGGCACGGAACTGAGCGCCCTGGGATGGCAGCAGGAGGCCGCCCTGCGGATGCTGCAGAACAACCTCGACCCCGAGGTCGCCGAGCACCCCGACAAGCTCGTCGTCTACGGCGGCACCGGCAAGGCCGCCCGCGACTGGCGCTCCTTCGACGCGATGGTGCGCACCCTGAGGACCCTCAAGCAGGACGAGACCATGCTGGTCCAGTCCGGCCGCCCGGTCGGCGTGATGCAGACCCACGAGTGGGCCCCGCGCGTGCTGATCGCCAACTCCAACCTGGTCGGCGACTGGGCCAACTGGGAGGAGTTCCGCCGCCTGGAGGCCCTCGGGCTGACCATGTACGGCCAGATGACCGCCGGCTCCTGGATCTACATCGGCACCCAGGGCATCCTCCAGGGCACCTACGAGACCTTCGCCGCCGTCGCCGCGAAGAAGTTCAACGGCACCCTGGCCGGCACGATCACCCTCACCGCCGGCCTCGGCGGCATGGGCGGCGCCCAGCCGCTCGCCGTGACGATGAACGACGGCGTCGCCATCTGTATCGACTGCGACCCGCGCGCCATCGAGCGCCGCATCGAGCACCGCTACCTGGACGTCAGGGCGGACTCCCTCGACCACGCGCTCCAGCTGGCCACCGAGGCCCGCGACGCCCGCCGCCCGCTGTCGATCGGCGTCCTCGGCAACGCGGCCGAGCTGGTCCCGCAGCTGCTCGCGATGAACGCCCCCATCGACATCGTCACCGACCAGACCTCCGCCCACGACCCGCTGTCGTACCTGCCGGTGGGCGTGGCCTTCGAGGACATGGCCGACGCCGCCGCCAAGGACCCGGCCGGGTTCACCACGCGTGCGCGTGAGTCCATGGCGAAGCACGTCGAGGTCATGGTCGGCTTCATGGACGCCGGCGCCGAGGTCTTCGACTACGGCAACTCCATCCGCGGCGAGGCCCAACTCGCGGGCTACGACCGCGCGTTCGCCTTCCCGGGCTTCGTCCCCGCCTACATCCGCCCGCTCTTCTGCGAGGGCAAGGGCCCCTTCCGCTGGGCCGCCCTGTCCGGCGACCCCGCCGACATCGCCAAGACCGACAAGGCGATCCTGGAGCTGTTCCCGGAGAACGAGTCCCTGGCCCGCTGGATCAAGATGGCCCGCGAGCGCGTCCACTTCCAGGGCCTGCCCGCGCGCATCTGCTGGCTCGGCTACGGCGAGCGCGACAAGGCCGGCGAGCGCTTCAACGACATGGTGGCCTCCGGCGAGCTGGCCGCCCCGCTGGCGATCGGCCGTGACCACCTGGACTGCGGCTCCGTGGCCTCGCCGTACCGCGAGACCGAGGCCATGCTCGACGGCTCCGACGCCATCGCCGACTGGCCGCTGCTCAACGCCATGGTGAACGTGGCGTCCGGTGCGTCCTGGGTGTCCATCCACCACGGCGGCGGCGTGGGCATGGGGCGGTCCATCCACGCCGGGCAGGTGACGGTCGCCGACGGTACGAAGCTGGGCGGCGAAAAGATCCGGCGCGTACTGACCAACGACCCCGGTATGGGTGTCATCCGGCATGTGGACGCGGGCTACGACATCGCGGAGTCGGTGGCGGCCGAGCGCGGGGTCCGGGTGCCGATGCGTGAGGGTGACGAGGCGTGA